The Benincasa hispida cultivar B227 chromosome 9, ASM972705v1, whole genome shotgun sequence genome has a segment encoding these proteins:
- the LOC120087328 gene encoding uncharacterized protein LOC120087328 → MALPASISLPSLSPTSRIILFKEKPSFNSCLLLYGSRQATLATSMKVKMARFMDSNSMPIEIESLKEKMQEVVPEPVKIFPWKEAEKILVERLLFMGKETLKWSLLLFFVLSSFSDFVASIVRNEELLIPIGLFIGVLLTDLLKEISQEVFGKSNSEESIFKKQLYGLGSFFVLVKLIAYGFVIQAQAFPLHVANGGLMQVLWLWRNLSRERNRPNEQSPFVGQGTS, encoded by the exons ATGGCGCTGCCGGCGTCAATTTCGCTGCCCTCCTTATCTCCGACGTCCAGG ATTATTCTATTCAAGGAGAAACCATCTTTTAATAGCTGCTTGCTGCTGTATGGTAGTCGCCAAGCTACCCTTGCAACttcaatgaaagtaaaaatggcACGGTTTATGGATTCTAATTCCATGCCTAtagaaattgaaagtttgaaagaGAAGATGCAGGAGGTCGTTCCTGAACCCGTTAAAATTTTTCCATGGAAGGAAGCAGAGAAGATACTGGTGGAGAGACTGCTTTTTATGGGGAAGGAGACACTGAAATGGTCTCTTCTCTTGTTCTTTGTTCTCAGCTCCTTTTCAGATTTTGTAGCATCCATAGTTAGAAATGAGGAGTTACTGATTCCAATTGGCCTCTTTATTGGTGTCTTGTTGACTGACCTTTTAAAAGAGATATCTCAAGAAGTGTTTGGCAAAAGCAACTCTGAG GAATCAATCTTCAAGAAACAACTTTATGGTCTCGGTTCCTTCTTCGTTCTCGTGAAGCTAATTGCTTATGGCTTCGTAATTCAAGCACAGGCATTTCCTTTGCATGTTGCAAATGGGGGGTTAATGCAAGTTTTGTGGCTGTGGAGAAATTTGTCAAGAGAAAGAAATCGACCAAATGAACAAAGCCCATTTGTAGGTCAAGGTACATCTTAA